A single region of the Deinococcus ruber genome encodes:
- a CDS encoding dihydrofolate reductase family protein: MRKVLSFVHLSLDGYANGPQGELEWANVTAEIASDVDARLKHVGTAVYGREVYGMMAGYWPTVATDPDSTEHERSHMVWVEAIPKLVISRSLERADWHNTTLIRDDVAAAIRAEQHRPGGDLMIFGSPRLVHVLARLDLIDEYVIYLNPVVLGGGTPLFEPGIPATPHTLLESRAFGVGVTLLRYAPAKKLTSGGQP, from the coding sequence ATGCGTAAGGTTCTTTCATTTGTTCACCTGAGTCTTGACGGTTACGCCAACGGCCCGCAGGGAGAACTGGAGTGGGCGAACGTGACAGCCGAGATCGCCAGCGATGTCGATGCACGCCTGAAACACGTGGGAACTGCCGTGTATGGCCGCGAGGTCTACGGCATGATGGCTGGTTACTGGCCGACGGTGGCGACCGACCCGGACAGTACCGAACACGAACGCTCGCACATGGTCTGGGTCGAGGCGATTCCCAAACTGGTGATTTCACGCTCGCTGGAAAGGGCCGACTGGCACAACACCACCCTGATCCGGGACGACGTGGCAGCGGCCATCCGGGCAGAGCAGCACAGGCCCGGCGGCGACCTGATGATCTTCGGGAGCCCCCGGCTGGTACACGTGCTGGCGCGACTTGACCTGATCGACGAGTATGTCATTTACCTGAATCCGGTGGTCCTGGGCGGCGGCACCCCACTGTTCGAGCCGGGGATCCCCGCCACGCCGCATACCCTGCTGGAGTCCAGAGCTTTTGGCGTGGGCGTGACCCTGCTGCGCTACGCCCCGGCCAAAAAGCTCACGTCGGGAGGTCAGCCATGA
- a CDS encoding MDR family MFS transporter → MTSSSDTPTPKDRAVIVILLASTFVVILNETIMNVALPRLMADLKITASTAQWLATAFMLTMAVVIPVTGFLLQRLSTRRVFLSAMTLFSVGTLLAAAAPGFVPLLLARIVQASGTAIMLPLLMTTVLTLVPERSRGAVMGQISIVISVAPAIGPTISGLILQALPWRYMFLFVLPTALGALLYGARLLGNVGTPRRLSLDVVSVPLSALGFGGLVYALSRFSEGGLSNPAVSVALLVGGLSLIAFLWRQVALSRAGEPLLDLRAFRFPTFALGVGLMGIAMMALFGGIILLPLYLQNLRGLNTLQTGLLLLPGGLLMGLCAPGIGKLYDRIGARPLVVPGTLLMALVLFGLGRIDAATPIWMLLGLHLSLSVGLALLFTPVFTSALSPLPPALYSHGSAIMSTLQQVAGAAGTALLITLMAGRAATLTQQGSTPLAAQVGGLHLAFTVSAFLAVLAVILALFMKPAPRPEHAPDTQPLANPGD, encoded by the coding sequence ATGACGTCTTCTTCAGACACCCCCACGCCGAAAGACCGCGCTGTCATCGTCATTCTGCTGGCCTCCACCTTCGTCGTGATTCTGAACGAGACGATCATGAACGTGGCCCTGCCCCGGCTGATGGCCGACCTGAAGATCACGGCGAGCACGGCGCAGTGGCTCGCCACCGCCTTCATGCTGACGATGGCGGTCGTGATCCCGGTGACCGGCTTTCTGCTTCAGCGCCTGAGCACCCGCCGGGTATTCCTGAGCGCCATGACGCTGTTCAGCGTGGGCACCCTGCTGGCTGCCGCCGCGCCCGGCTTCGTGCCGCTGCTGCTGGCCCGCATCGTGCAGGCGAGCGGCACGGCGATCATGCTGCCGCTGCTGATGACCACCGTGCTGACCCTGGTGCCGGAGCGCAGCCGGGGCGCGGTGATGGGACAGATCAGCATCGTGATCTCGGTCGCCCCGGCCATCGGGCCGACCATTTCAGGACTGATTCTGCAGGCTCTGCCCTGGCGATACATGTTCCTGTTCGTGCTGCCCACCGCACTGGGAGCGCTGCTGTACGGTGCCCGCCTGCTCGGCAACGTAGGCACCCCGCGCCGCCTGAGCCTGGACGTGGTTTCGGTGCCGCTGTCGGCACTGGGCTTCGGTGGGCTGGTGTACGCGCTGAGCCGCTTCAGCGAGGGGGGACTGAGCAACCCGGCTGTGAGTGTTGCCCTGCTGGTGGGCGGGCTGTCACTGATCGCCTTCCTGTGGCGGCAGGTAGCACTGAGCCGTGCGGGCGAGCCGCTGCTCGATCTGCGTGCCTTCCGCTTCCCCACCTTTGCACTGGGCGTCGGTCTGATGGGGATTGCCATGATGGCCCTGTTCGGCGGCATCATCCTGCTGCCCCTGTACCTCCAGAATCTGCGCGGCCTGAACACCCTCCAGACTGGCCTGCTGCTGCTGCCCGGCGGCCTGCTGATGGGCCTGTGCGCCCCCGGCATCGGCAAGCTCTACGACCGCATCGGAGCGCGTCCGCTGGTGGTGCCCGGCACGCTGCTGATGGCGCTGGTGCTGTTCGGCCTGGGACGGATCGACGCGGCCACACCCATCTGGATGCTGCTGGGGCTGCACCTGAGTCTCAGCGTGGGGCTGGCACTGCTGTTCACGCCGGTCTTCACCTCGGCCCTGAGTCCGCTGCCCCCGGCGCTGTATTCGCATGGCAGCGCGATCATGAGCACGCTGCAACAGGTGGCTGGCGCGGCAGGCACCGCCCTGCTGATCACGCTGATGGCGGGCCGCGCCGCCACCCTGACGCAGCAGGGCAGTACCCCACTCGCCGCTCAGGTCGGCGGACTGCATCTTGCCTTCACC
- a CDS encoding ABC transporter ATP-binding protein has protein sequence MPRVPEQHRSSAPRGRAPAWLPLIFWQAAWRVSPFRTGLLTVWSVWQGLQTAALALALNVLVTRLTGNGSGLQGVLWPTAGIVGLLVSQVLLGTFAGQVTAALAWRLERAQVSGLVSLLTVPRPLSSLEQGSVPADLTAARGENGSLTPDVALSTLGALTAQLVMAASSVLLLASVRWWAPLLLLPGLLVLRRWLSQETRVYRDGLEAASGGQRRAGYFRSLALTTASAREVRTFGLSGWLLEQLTGQLSAGLSDVRRRRREQVPQMIVATITLTLGYGGLTALALRDAVHGTLGAGPLVLMLQAALGLLSVVSGLENGLRFTRAAQPFAALSRARQQLEDSSEQRASTAEALPTLLHREPLVAQDLSFSYPGQEATLRNVSFSARPGQVLAVVGPNGAGKSTLMRLLARLDEPSSGRLSVGGHDARNWPLEQWRRQVAVVTQQFMRWELSVRDNVQFGCPQYPLGDDLIWTLLERAGAAEFIRGLPGGLDTVLSGSDPQGSGLSGGQWQRLATARALAAVEAGAALLILDEPTASLDVRAEMEFYRHFLQLTRGVTTVLVSHRYSTVQLADEIVVLQDGRTAERGRHADLMARGGWYARMVRQQTQAFTDTDMDTLGVPA, from the coding sequence ATGCCCCGCGTTCCCGAGCAGCACCGGTCGTCGGCTCCACGGGGCCGCGCCCCTGCCTGGCTGCCGCTGATCTTCTGGCAGGCCGCGTGGCGGGTCAGCCCGTTCCGCACTGGCCTGCTGACCGTCTGGAGCGTCTGGCAGGGACTTCAGACCGCTGCGCTGGCCCTGGCCCTGAATGTGCTGGTCACGCGCCTGACCGGGAATGGCAGCGGCCTCCAGGGCGTGCTGTGGCCCACGGCGGGGATCGTCGGGCTGCTGGTCAGTCAGGTGCTGCTGGGAACCTTCGCCGGTCAGGTGACGGCTGCGCTGGCCTGGCGGCTGGAACGCGCTCAGGTCAGCGGGCTGGTGTCGCTCCTGACTGTTCCGCGTCCGCTGTCGTCGCTGGAACAGGGCAGCGTTCCGGCTGATCTCACTGCCGCACGTGGCGAGAACGGCTCTCTGACACCCGACGTGGCCCTGAGCACGCTGGGTGCCCTGACCGCGCAACTGGTGATGGCCGCGTCGAGTGTGCTGCTGCTGGCGTCGGTGCGCTGGTGGGCACCGCTGCTGCTGCTGCCGGGCCTGCTGGTCTTGAGGCGCTGGCTGTCACAGGAAACCCGGGTCTACCGCGACGGGCTGGAGGCGGCGAGTGGTGGTCAGCGGCGGGCCGGGTACTTCCGGTCTCTGGCCCTCACCACTGCGTCTGCCCGCGAGGTGCGGACATTTGGCCTGAGCGGCTGGCTACTGGAGCAGCTGACGGGGCAGCTGAGCGCCGGGCTGAGCGACGTGCGCCGCCGCCGCCGCGAGCAGGTGCCGCAGATGATCGTGGCCACCATCACCCTGACGCTCGGCTACGGCGGCCTCACCGCCCTGGCGCTGCGCGACGCTGTCCACGGAACGCTGGGGGCAGGTCCGCTGGTGCTGATGTTGCAGGCAGCGTTGGGTCTGCTGTCGGTGGTGTCGGGTCTGGAGAACGGGCTGCGCTTTACCCGGGCGGCACAGCCGTTCGCGGCCCTGAGCCGTGCCCGCCAGCAGCTTGAGGACAGCAGCGAGCAGCGGGCGTCAACCGCTGAGGCGCTGCCGACCCTGCTGCACCGTGAGCCGCTGGTGGCCCAGGATTTGAGCTTCTCGTATCCCGGCCAGGAGGCGACGCTCAGAAACGTGTCGTTCTCGGCCAGGCCGGGGCAGGTTCTGGCCGTCGTCGGGCCGAACGGAGCCGGAAAATCGACCCTGATGCGGCTGCTGGCCCGGCTGGACGAGCCTTCGAGTGGCCGTCTGAGCGTGGGCGGGCACGACGCCCGGAACTGGCCGCTGGAGCAGTGGCGAAGGCAGGTGGCAGTGGTGACGCAGCAGTTCATGCGCTGGGAACTGAGCGTGCGCGACAACGTGCAGTTCGGCTGCCCGCAGTATCCGCTCGGCGATGACCTGATCTGGACGCTGCTGGAGCGTGCAGGAGCCGCCGAGTTCATTCGCGGGTTGCCGGGCGGCCTGGACACGGTGTTGAGCGGCAGTGACCCGCAGGGCAGCGGCCTCTCGGGCGGGCAGTGGCAGCGGCTGGCGACGGCCCGCGCTCTGGCAGCGGTCGAGGCTGGCGCTGCCCTGCTGATTCTGGACGAACCGACTGCCAGCCTGGATGTCCGGGCCGAAATGGAATTTTACCGGCACTTCCTGCAACTGACGCGGGGAGTGACGACTGTTCTGGTGTCGCACCGCTACAGCACCGTTCAGCTGGCCGACGAGATCGTGGTGCTCCAGGATGGACGCACGGCGGAACGGGGGCGACACGCCGACCTGATGGCCCGGGGCGGGTGGTACGCCCGGATGGTTCGTCAGCAGACGCAGGCGTTTACCGACACAGACATGGACACTCTGGGGGTTCCGGCATGA
- a CDS encoding ATP-binding cassette domain-containing protein, translating into MTVRQTPAQTEMRMLPSLGVLLRLAWGASRRPLLLASVLEPLGFAVAVVTSVALKWIVDLIAHGAGWTLIGAACAYVLSISVMFLLQGAGARQRMTLAEETGSALETLVTRAASGVGLSDLERPEFQQRLEHYQQQRERLSRGPGQMVLLVAQALRFFLTVGLLAWAHPLLLLLVLFGVAPTLSARWNARLLAEAEQRSVAAQREARSLVNTIGADHARAEAQLYALEEPLRQRLEGLLSSAGLNLERARLRAVWRTLLGWTVFGTGFGAAVALMVQRAALGEATAGDVVLVISLASVVWGQIGALVSMVTELGQLQRAGGHLLWLEQKWQAVSHTDAGAGVLPAQLSSALTLEHVSFRYPDAAHATLNDVSLELKPGEVVVVVGENGAGKSTLVDLLLGLYTPTSGRILLDGLPIGPAHREAWWTRCTATLQHHTRFELTLGEGVGIGHLPDLHSPGAVRQALALAGVPHPEALNAGGLEARLGASWGAALSGGQWQKVAVARGMMRPAPLLSVLDEPASALDADAETRLNTALIEAARRRGKSGTVTVIVSHRLSLAARADRIVVLEDGQLREQGRHHDLLAQRGLYSELYRLQQARHQL; encoded by the coding sequence ATGACCGTGCGGCAGACTCCCGCTCAGACCGAGATGCGGATGCTGCCGTCGCTCGGCGTGCTGCTGAGACTGGCGTGGGGTGCGTCGCGCCGTCCGCTGCTGCTGGCTTCGGTTCTGGAGCCGCTCGGCTTCGCGGTCGCCGTGGTCACGAGCGTCGCCCTGAAGTGGATCGTCGATCTGATCGCTCACGGAGCGGGCTGGACGCTTATCGGGGCGGCCTGCGCTTACGTGCTCTCGATCAGCGTGATGTTTCTGCTCCAGGGGGCCGGTGCCCGGCAGCGCATGACGCTGGCCGAGGAGACCGGATCGGCACTCGAAACGCTGGTGACCCGCGCCGCTTCGGGCGTCGGTCTGAGCGACCTGGAGCGGCCCGAGTTCCAGCAGCGACTCGAACACTATCAGCAGCAGCGCGAGCGACTCAGCCGGGGTCCGGGCCAGATGGTTCTCCTGGTGGCCCAGGCTCTGCGGTTCTTCCTGACGGTCGGCCTGCTCGCGTGGGCACATCCGCTGCTGCTGCTGCTGGTGTTGTTCGGAGTGGCTCCGACCCTGAGTGCCCGCTGGAACGCCCGGCTGCTGGCGGAGGCCGAACAGCGCAGCGTGGCCGCACAGCGAGAGGCTCGGTCGCTCGTGAACACCATCGGTGCCGATCATGCCCGCGCCGAAGCTCAGCTGTATGCCCTGGAAGAGCCGCTGCGTCAGCGACTGGAAGGGCTGCTGAGCAGCGCGGGTCTGAATCTGGAACGTGCCAGGCTCCGGGCGGTGTGGCGTACGCTGCTCGGCTGGACGGTGTTCGGGACGGGCTTCGGGGCGGCGGTCGCCCTGATGGTCCAGCGGGCCGCGCTCGGTGAAGCCACTGCCGGTGACGTGGTGCTGGTGATCTCGCTGGCGAGCGTCGTCTGGGGTCAGATCGGCGCACTCGTCAGCATGGTGACGGAACTCGGACAACTCCAGCGTGCAGGCGGCCACCTGCTGTGGCTGGAGCAGAAGTGGCAGGCTGTCAGCCATACAGACGCCGGGGCTGGTGTGCTGCCAGCTCAGCTGAGCAGTGCCCTGACGCTGGAGCACGTCAGCTTTCGGTATCCGGACGCGGCACACGCCACGCTGAACGACGTGTCGTTGGAACTGAAGCCCGGTGAGGTCGTGGTCGTGGTGGGGGAGAACGGGGCGGGCAAAAGCACCCTGGTCGACCTGCTGCTGGGCCTGTACACCCCGACCAGTGGGCGAATCCTACTCGACGGGCTTCCGATTGGCCCGGCGCACCGCGAGGCCTGGTGGACGCGCTGCACCGCCACGTTGCAGCACCACACCCGCTTCGAACTGACGCTGGGTGAAGGGGTCGGCATCGGTCACCTGCCAGACCTGCACTCGCCCGGTGCAGTGCGGCAGGCACTGGCTCTCGCGGGCGTGCCGCACCCGGAGGCGCTGAATGCTGGTGGACTGGAGGCCCGGCTGGGTGCGTCGTGGGGGGCGGCGCTGTCTGGTGGGCAGTGGCAGAAGGTCGCGGTTGCACGCGGCATGATGAGGCCCGCACCGCTGCTGAGCGTGCTCGACGAACCGGCCTCGGCGCTGGATGCAGACGCCGAGACCCGCCTGAATACCGCTCTGATCGAAGCGGCCCGGCGGCGGGGAAAGTCCGGCACCGTGACCGTGATCGTGTCGCATCGGCTCTCGCTGGCAGCCAGGGCCGACAGGATTGTGGTTCTGGAAGACGGACAGTTGCGCGAACAGGGCCGCCATCATGATCTGCTCGCTCAGCGCGGGTTGTACTCCGAGCTGTACCGCCTGCAACAGGCCCGGCATCAGTTATAG